The following proteins are co-located in the Thamnophis elegans isolate rThaEle1 unplaced genomic scaffold, rThaEle1.pri scaffold_131_arrow_ctg1, whole genome shotgun sequence genome:
- the HSPA12B gene encoding heat shock 70 kDa protein 12B: MMRKWEGGDPGVAHQKTPTSLLLTPEGAFHSFGYTARDYYHDLDPEEAHEWLYFEKFKMKIHSSSDLSLKTELAAVNGKKVQALEVFAHALRFFRQQAVRELKDQCPAFPVADAIRWVITVPAIWKQPAKQFMREAAYLAGLVSLENPEQLLIALEPEAASIYCRKLRLNQLIDLSYRPQANGLAPDLPIDSSFRQAREQLRRSRHSRTFLIESGVGELWSEMQTGDRYIVADCGGGTVDLTVHQIEQPQGTLKELYKASGGPYGAVGVDLAFEKLLCQIFGEDFIATFKAKRPAAWVDLTIAFEARKRTAAPHRTNPLNISLPFSFIDFYRKHRGQNVETALKRSSMHLVKWSSQGMLRMSPEAMNELFQPTVSQIIKHIDDLMKKPEVKDIKFFFLVGGFAESAILQHAVQSAFSSSCRVIIPQDVGLTILKGAVLFGLDPTIVRVRRSPLTYGVGVLNKFVEGKHPKEKLLVKEGKNWCTDIFEKFVSVDQSVALGEVVQRSYCPARVGQRKIIINIYCCATDDAVYITDPGVRKCGTISLELEELDEPGSPKKSRREIRASMQFGDTEIKVAAMDVWTSKTVRASIDFLSN, encoded by the exons ATGATGAG GAAGTGGGAAGGGGGAGACCCTGGAGTGGCCCACCAGAAGACCCCCACCAGCCTTCTCCTGACGCCGGAAGGCGCCTTCCACAGCTTCGGCTACACGGCGCGGGACTATTACCACGACCTGGACCCCGAGGAGGCCCACGAGTGGCTCTACTTTGAGAAGTTCAAGATGAAGATCCACAGCTCCAGC GACCTGAGCCTGAAGACGGAACTGGCGGCCGTCAACGGGAAGAAGGTTCAGGCGCTGGAGGTCTTCGCTCACGCCCTCCGCTTCTTCAGGCAGCAGGCCGTGCgg GAGCTGAAGGACCAGTGCCCGGCCTTCCCTGTGGCCGATGCCATCCGGTGGGTCATCACGGTGCCCGCCATTTGGAAACAGCCGGCTAAACAGTTCATGAGGGAAGCTGCCTATTTG GCGGGCCTGGTGTCTTTGGAGAACCCCGAGCAGCTGCTGATTGCTCTGGAGCCCGAAGCGGCTTCCATCTATTGCCGGAAACTTCGCCTCAACCAGCTGATCGACCTCAGCTACAGACCCCAGGCCAACGGACTGGCGCCTGACCTGCCCATCGACTCCAGCTTCAGGCAGG CTCGAGAACAGCTCCGACGCTCCAGGCACAGCCGGACCTTCCTGATCGAGTCCGGGGTGGGCGAACTCTGGTCGGAAATGCAGACAG GCGACCGCTACATCGTGGCCGATTGTGGGGGGGGGACCGTGGATCTGACCGTCCATCAGATCGAACAGCCCCAGGGCACCTTGAAAGAGCTCTATAAGGCGTCAG GAGGTCCCTACGGGGCTGTTGGGGTGGACTTGGCCTTTGAGAAGCTGCTCTGCCAGATATTTGGTGAAGACTTCATCGCCACCTTCAAGGCCAAACGCCCGGCCGCCTGGGTGGACCTGACCATCGCCTTCGAGGCCCGGAAGCGGACGGCCGCCCCCCACCGCACCAACCCCCTCAACATCTCCCTGCCCTTCTCCTTCATTGACTTCTACCGGAAGCACCGCGGGCAGAACGTGGAGACGGCCCTCAAGCGCAGCAG CATGCACCTGGTGAAGTGGTCTTCCCAAGGGATGCTGCGCATGTCTCCCGAGGCCATGAACGAGCTCTTCCAGCCCACCGTCAGCCAGATCATCAAGCACATTG ACGACCTCATGAAGAAGCCCGAGGTGAAAGACATCAAATTCTTCTTCCTGGTGGGCGGATTTGCCGAGTCGGCCATTTTGCAGCACGCCGTCCAATCTGCCTTCAGCAGCTCCTGCCGAGTCATCATCCCTCAAGACGTGGGGCTGACCATCCTCAAAGGGGCCGTGCTCTTCGGTCTGGACCCCACCATCGTCCGGGTGAGGCGCTCGCCCTTGACCTACGGCGTTGGCGTCCTGAACAAGTTCGTGGAGGGGAAACACCCCAAGGAGAAGTTGCTGGTTAAGGAAGGGAAGAACTGGTGCACCGACATCTTCGAGAAGTTTGTCTCGGTGGACCAGTCGGTGGCCTTGGGCGAAGTGGTGCAGAGGAGCTACTGCCCAGCCCGGGTGGGTCAACGCAAGATCATCATCAACATCTACTGTTGCGCCACAGATGATGCGGTCTACATCACCGATCCGGGGGTGAGGAAGTGCGGCACCATCAGCCTGGAATTGGAGGAACTGGACGAGCCCGGCTCGCCCAAGAAAAGCCGGCGGGAGATCAGGGCCAGCATGCAGTTTGGCGATACGGAGATCAAGGTGGCCGCCATGGACGTGTGGACCTCCAAGACCGTGCGGGCGTCCATCGACTTCCTCTCCAATTGA